ATAGAACGGAAATTGGATGATGATACCGCCGGCTGTTTTCACTGCGGTTGTAACAGCTGCGAGGAAACGTTTTGGCGTTCCGTGGAAAATAACACCAAGAATTAGGAAAATAAAGTTTACGATGTTTAAGTTTAAATCGAACCCTTTTGTTATGAAATGCTGAATGAGATAAATAAGACCGATTGCGCCGATCAGCATGGAAATAATCAAACTGTTTTCAAGTCTGCTGGCCGGGGTATTATCTGTACTTGCTTCCATTTCGATATGATCCTCCAACAGCTTAGGATCGACAGTAACGGTATCTTCTGGCTTCGGCATCATAAACCGGTTCAAAATGGGAATAAGAATGAGCAGCGTAATGACGATAATTACGTTATACGTGGAGAAGATGGTTTCAGAAGTTGAAACGACACCCATTATGTCAGCGAATGGATGATCTGCGGTGGCTATCGATAGCGGGATGGATCCCCCCAGGCCGCCATGCCAAATAATCATACCTGAATACGCACTTGCAATTAACAGACGGTAGTCGACATTTGTTACTTTTTTGGCAATTTCTTTCGCGAATAGAGCCCCAATGACCAGGCCGAAGCCCCAGTTAATCCAACAAGCAATCAGCGCGACAACTGAAACGAGGATGATTGCCGAGCCAGGTGATTTCGCCAAGCCCGCAAGTGTACTTAGCAGTTTCTTAAATACTGGACTGATAGCCAGCACATACCCCGCGACCAGTACGATAACCATTTGCATTGTAAACGCTAAAAGCCCCCAGAAACCGTCTCCCCAATGAACGATCATGTCA
The Sporosarcina sp. P33 genome window above contains:
- a CDS encoding short-chain fatty acid transporter, whose amino-acid sequence is MKLLIRWSNALMERYLPDPYIFVAILTLAVFLLGLGFTDSGPLDMIVHWGDGFWGLLAFTMQMVIVLVAGYVLAISPVFKKLLSTLAGLAKSPGSAIILVSVVALIACWINWGFGLVIGALFAKEIAKKVTNVDYRLLIASAYSGMIIWHGGLGGSIPLSIATADHPFADIMGVVSTSETIFSTYNVIIVITLLILIPILNRFMMPKPEDTVTVDPKLLEDHIEMEASTDNTPASRLENSLIISMLIGAIGLIYLIQHFITKGFDLNLNIVNFIFLILGVIFHGTPKRFLAAVTTAVKTAGGIIIQFPFYAGIMGMMVASGLAGVMSEWFVSISSDTTFPLFTFYAAGLVNFFVPSGGGQWAVQAPIMLDAAQTLGVSYSKTAMAIAWGDAWTNMIQPFWALPALAIAGLRAKDIMGYCIFILLVSGVIISIGLYFF